From the Desulfosporosinus sp. Sb-LF genome, the window ACCAAAGTAACCGATGACCCAGTCTGGAACGAGCTTAAAATGAATAATCACTTTATCTTTCAGACCTATTCGTATTATGTGAGGAATAGTTTGTTTAACGAGATAACAAGGAATGAAGCTCCATTTTACTGGTCGGATCCTTACTGTAAATATCGCAGACTGATCGGGAAGATACGTATTAACAAAAGAGATGTTGCCATCCTGGTGGCATGCGCCCATAACCGGGATTTTAAAGAAAGAGATGAGGAATTGGTCTCTCTGCTTTGTGATGCCTTTTCAATCGAGTTACAAAAAACTAAATATATTGATTTCTCTCAGGTACTGATGCATCAAAACTTTTTGTACGATTTGCTTAATGGGATGTACGAAGACGAACGATTAATCGTCGAACGTCTGAAGATCTTAGGTTTAAAGTTTAAACGCAAACTGTTTGTAATAAATATTGATATCCAGAACTTAGATCGATCAAAATCTACCCTTCCTTACATGAGGGATGAAGTTGAGAATAAATTAGTTAACGCGAAAGCAATCGTCTATAATCAAAACGTTGTAGTACTTGCCAGTTGTGAAAATGACAGGCATTTTCAAGAGATTGAATTGAAGAACTTAAAAGAATTCATTCATAACAATAATCTGCGAGCTGGAATCAGTCGCCCGTTTTTAAAATTAACGGATGTAAAGGAACATTACCTTGAATCAACCGAGGCAATAAAGTTAGGAAATCTGATGAATAAGAAGCAGAGTTTTTACAAATACGAAGATTACCTTATTTTCGATTTAATAAATAGCTATTCCGATACCCAAAAATGGAAAAAGTTTATTCATCAATCCTTAATTAGACTGATTGAATATGATAAGGAAAACGGCACAGATTATTTCCGCAGCTTTTACACCTATTTGTGCAATTTTAAAAATGTTAAAGATTCAGCGACTATTTTGAATATCCATCGAAACACCTTGTTTCATAGGATGGAAAAAATAGAAAGTCTTTTAGATGTTGATTTAAATGACGGTGATGTATTATTTCAACTTTATCTATCCTATAAAATCCTGGAATTTCTCAAAATCGCCTTGCCCTGAAAGTAATACAAAGAGCGCCAATCAGTCTGTAAATCTGATTTGGCGCCCTTTTTTGTTTTTCCAACTAACCGAAAAACCAGTTTTGCGAAACTCATTGTTCTTTAGCATGAAATTCAGTTCATTAAAACTTTTAATTCTTAGCAAAAAACCAAAAAGTACAGGCAAAATTACTTGACCTGTGCTATATGTTGGGTAACTCTTCCGTCAGACAATTTATTCAAACCACGTTCGATGTGGTAAACATTCCTCATATAGTTTACTAATTTTGCAAAATAGTTCGTTCTCATTTCATCCTCTTTTCCTTAACCATTTTACTACTTTTTGAATGGATAAGGTGTGACATGTCTCACACCGTTTTGAGTCACTAACCAATACCTTTAAATCTCAAAGGATGGGGTAAAAAAAATGTCTCCCCACTCTATCCCATAAGTCCAAAGAAATATATCACTTATTACCGAAACCACAATATATAGTGATGATATGAGTGGGTTTACGCATTATCTTGTGGTGTCTTTTCTATCGAGCCGAACCGTGTCTCAACGTGCCGTGGTCACAGCAATATGACTATAAAAAAATATGTTTCCTCAATCAAGGGTATACTCCTTTTTTTGTCTAAGGAAACATATCTGATATTCATTTCAACCCAGTAATATCAATACTTTGAAGTTTATTAATTTACTCGATATAGCACTATTATCGTCTCCACGTGCCCTGTCACCCCAAAAGAGCTATATTTCTTATAGTATTATTACCAGTGACCAGGGTGGATCGGTCATTGCCTTTTTCTCACCAGTAGGGACTCGTCTCATATTAGTATGTATTTAAATTGAACACACAGACCTCGGCCAATGCGGCTTCCCCGTTCCTTATCTTTACCGGCTTAAAGCGTAAAGAAATGGGAGTTTCAATAATTATATAAGATGCATATTATATTTAAAAAAGGAGTTAACATGGAAACAAACTTTAAAATACGAAAAGCCGTTATTCCCGCCGCAGGTTTAGGAACTCGTTTTCTACCTTTTACCAAATCTCAGCCAAAGGAAATGTTGCCAATCATCGATAAACCAACGATTCAGTTCATTATTGAAGAAGCTGTAAATTCAGGAATTGATAGCATTATTATTATCACTGGTCGAAATAAACGAGCTATAGAAGATCATTTTGATTATTCAATTGAGCTAGAGACATTTTTGAAAAATACTGGGAAGCAGGATCTTTTAGATATCGTTCAAGATATTTCCAAATTGGCAGATATTCACTACATTCGTCAAAAGGAAGCACTAGGTTTAGGTCATGCTATCTATACTGCTCGTAAGTTCATTGGAAACGAGCCCTTCGCAGTGCTCCTAGGTGATGACGTGATTTACTCTGAGATACCCTGTCTGAAACAAATGATTACTGTATATGAACAATACGGTACTCCAGTTCTAGGGGTTCAACAGGTTTCGCAGGAAGACGTTTCTAAATATGGTATTGTTGATGGGGAAGTAAAATGTGATCGAATTTATAAAGCTCGGAATCTCATTGAAAAACCTAACCCAAAGGACGCTCCTGCTACACGTTTAGCGATCATGGGGCGATATATAATTAGTCCTGACATCTTTGACATTTTAGAAAACCTTACACCTGGAAAAGGCGGAGAAATACAACTGACCGACGGTTTGCGAGAACTTAGTAAAAAGCACGATATTCTTGCCTATGATTTTAAAGGTCGTCGGTATGATGTAGGCGATAAATTTGGTTTTCTCCAGGCAAATATTGAGTACGGGCTACGAAGCAAGGAATTCTCTGACACGCTTATGCAATATTTAAGAGAGTTAGTCTTTCGATCCTAGCTTATTGAGCACTTTGAGTCGCAATAAAATAATCGAGAGGAATGGCCCAGTAAAGAGCCATTCCTCTCGATTATTTTATTTCACTATATCGTGTAATCTATCCCGACTTAATAGATAGAGGGTTAGTGACTATTAATTACATTAACCCTACGTTCAGATGGGCTAGTTACTAAAGTGCTTTATAGTTGTCTTTCTATCCTATCTCTACCTCATCATTCGTCGTCATCGTCATCGTCATCATCTTCGTCATCTTCGTCTATCTCTTCGACTTCCTCTTCAATTATTTTATTAACAAAATCGAATTTCAAGACTTGACCGTCCGCAAACTTTACCTTTACCTTATCTAGCTCTTTTTCATTGGCCAGTGTACTTTGAACCTGTTGTAATAATTCATCTTTGTTCATATTCTTTCCACCTTTCTGTAATTTATAAACTTTAAAAAAACTTGTTCATAAGATAATTGGAAGGACTTGCTAGTTCATTATATGATTTATCTAAGCCATTAGTGCCTTCCTTTTTCATAGCATTTGTACAAAATCATTGATTTGGGAGGTTAGGCCGTTTTTTAAGGTAATTACTGGATTATAATCAAGAAGTTGTTGTGCTTTCGTTATATCAGCCAACGTATCCCGTGGTTCTCCTTTGAGGCCTTCCGTAAATTCTAAAGTTGCCTTTCTACCGATTAGCTCTTCCAGCTGCGTAATAACGTCTAAGACGGATGCACGTTCTCTGCCACCGAGATTAATCGTTTCTCCAATCACATTCTCTGCTTTTAGGACTGCAACAGTTCCTTCTACGCAATCCCTAATAAAGGTAAAATCACGTGTCTGCGATCCATCACCATATATTTGAAGGGGTTCGTCATTTAGGATACCTTTGATGAATCGATGAAACGCCATATCTGAACGTTGTCTCGGTCCATACACGGTAAAATATCTTAAAATGACAATTGGTATATTATAGCTTGTTTGGTAAACCTTGCACAGATATTCAGCAGTTAGCTTACTCACTCCGTATGGTGAAAGTGGAGTTGGAATGGAATCCTCTGTTACTTTTCCCACTTTTTCGCCATAAACCGAAGATGTCGAAATATAGATGAACTTTTTGAGAGGGAATTTACGCACTGCTTCTAATAGTAGCTGAGTAACTACGATGTTATGGTCAACATAGGCTTGAAAGTCGGTTCCCCAGCTCGTGCGCACACCGGGCATAGCCGCTAAATGATAGACAACTTGAACGCCGCCCAATAGGCTCTCCAAATCGGCTCGACGGAGATCAATTTCATGAAATTGAAAATGAGGATGCGTAAGCAACCGTCTAAGATTCCTCTGTTTCGTCTGATTAAGAGAAGGATTGATAAACCCATCGACTCCGATGACATCGCAATCGCTGATTTGCAGCAATCGTTCACAAAGATGTGAGCCAATAAAACCAGCGGCCCCAGTCACTAATATTTTCATCGTTTACCAACTCCCAAGTAAAGTAATCCTTGTTTCCTAACAATTTTTCCATCAATACAATTTCTAGCATCAAGAATGATTGAACCCTTCATCCTTGATTTTACTTCTAACCAATTGCATTTGAGAAATTGATCCCATTCTGTAGCAATAATCAGAGCATCTGAATTGCAAACCGATTCGTACTGATCAAGATAGGAAGAAACACCTGAAAATTCAAGTTGCACCATTGGATCATAAGTGTGAACATAACAACCCTTTTGGACAAGTTGCTTAATAAGACGAATGGCTGGAGAGAAACGTTGATCATCCGTACCGGGTTTAAAGGTTACACCCCAAACCGTGATCTGTTTACCGAGCAGTTCAGGAAGTACCGTACTTAGTTTATTCAAGTAGAGTTCAATTTGAGTATGATTGATCTCCATGACTGCATCGAGAAGCTTTGTCTCCGTTTTTTGGCTTATTGCTGAATGTTTAAGAGAACTTAAATCTTTGGGTAGACATGACCCGCCAAAACCTAGTCCTGCATTTAAGAAATGCCGACCAATTCGCGGGTCCGTCCCCAACCCTCTGGCAAGGTCGTTATACTCCACCTCATAAGCATCACATATACGAGCCATTTCATTAGAGAACGAGATTTTCGTGGCTAGAAAGGCATTACTAGCATATTTAATCAGTTCTGCTCCTGTTAAACTGGTAAAGATATAGGGAGCCCTTCCTCTTTTATAGAGATTTTTCAGGACTTTGACGGGCCGATCTGTCTTTGTGCCAAAAACTAATTTATTGGGATGATAAATATCCCATAATGCGGATCCTTCCCGTAAAAATTCAGGATTAGATACGATATCAAAAAAATCGTCTGCTATGCCCATTTCGACTAACGTTTGGTGAATCCATTCATTAGTTCCTGGCGGGACAGTACTCTTTGTAATTATGATTTTATAATCACTGATCGTTGAAGCAATGATTTTAACAACATGGTTAATAAAACTTAGATCGCAACTTCCATCTTCCTTAGATGGTGTGCCAACGGCAATTAGAATAATTGGATAATCTCTAATGCTCTCTTCCACATAAGATGAAAAATGAAGTCTCTTTTCTTTGCAATTTTTTTCAATCATTTCTTCTAATCCCGGTTCATATATGGGTACCTTACCTTGATGAAGACTATCGATTTTTGATTGTTCTATATCTACACATTGAACGTCATGTCCAAAATCCGCTAAAGCTGTTGCTGTTGTAAGCCCTACATAACCGGCACCTACTACGCATATTCTCATAAATCAGCCACCCACTTACAATCCATATTTTGTAATTTTATGTATTATATTCATGCAACCGTATAGGGGGTTACAAATTTAAGCATGGTCATTGACGCATGCACTGATTCCATAATCAATAAAGCAGAATAGATTATATTAATAGTTGATAATGGTGGAGGGGAAGATGTGGAAGACTATCTAATTCAACCGTGGGATAGCTACGATCAGCAACCAGGTATTAATTTGGATATGTGGGTACCTCCAGAAATTGATGAATTAGCACAGCGGGTAATCACATACTACGACATGGAAGTCCATGAAAGAATATTAATCACCTCAAAGCCGGATAAAGGTGGGGCTATCTGGAAAATCGAAACCGATAAAGGGCCTCGCAGTTTGAAGGTTCTACACCGCAAGCCGATTAGAAGTCTCTTCAGCGTAGGGGCACAAGACTACATTGTAAAACAAGGAGGAAGGGTCCCAGAATTAAAAAAGACCAAGGAAGGCGCCCTCTATGTCGAAGGGGGTGGAAAGTTATGGATTGTCACAGATTGGATTGAAACCCTCACTCCAGCAAGTAAGGATCTAGAGGGTGCTCAGGCTTTATGTTACGGATTGGGGGAGTTCCATAGGCATTCCCAGGGGTATATTCCACCAGCAAGTTCCAAAAGAGCTTCTAGATTATATCGTTGGCCCGCTTATTATCAGAAAATTATTAAGAAAATTGGCTGGTTTCGCCAGATCTCCAAGGCTTACAACGATCTTCCAAGTAGTCAAACCCTTCTATCTCATGTCGAGATATTTGAGCGACAGGCGCTTGATGCATTGTCCCTTCTTGAGCAATCATCTTATGCTCATATGGTTTCGATGGGTGAAGAGCACTGGGGACTTGTTCACCAAGATTACGGATGGTCGAATGGACAACTTGGCTCTGGCGGTCTGTGGGTAATCGATTTAGATGGGGTGGCCTACGATTTACCGATTCGGGATCTGCGAAAGCTTATTTCGAGCACGATGGACGACTTGGGGCAGTGGGATGTTACTTGGATTCAGGGTATGATCGATGCCTACCATCAGGCAAATCCACTCGATGTAGAAACTTACGAGATACTATTAAACGATCTGGCATTTCCCAATGAATTCTATAAACACATTAAAGAGATGCTATTAGATCCTATTAGCTTTATTAATAATGAATTAGAACAAATTATTCAGCGTCTTACGCTCTTAGAAAGAACAAAGGGGTTGGCATTAGCTGAACTACAACTTGACAAGCATAAATACCAAACGGGTAACTATGCTTCAAGACCTGATATTGATCCAGAAACTCTTCAATTGATGCAAATAAAGGCAACGACAGATAACACCACATTACCCAGACTACTCAACAATGAAGATACCCTCTTAAATTCAGATGAAATTCGAGAAGATTATTTTCTTCAAAAGCATAAGCTTCTTATGGAAATGAATCGTCTTGCGAACAAAGGTGGTCTTACAGAAAATAACTTCTTACAAAAGAACGAATACCCTAAATTGAAGGTACTAATGATCTGTACGGAAAAGTTACCAATCCCGCCTGTACGTGGTG encodes:
- a CDS encoding CotS family spore coat protein, whose product is MEDYLIQPWDSYDQQPGINLDMWVPPEIDELAQRVITYYDMEVHERILITSKPDKGGAIWKIETDKGPRSLKVLHRKPIRSLFSVGAQDYIVKQGGRVPELKKTKEGALYVEGGGKLWIVTDWIETLTPASKDLEGAQALCYGLGEFHRHSQGYIPPASSKRASRLYRWPAYYQKIIKKIGWFRQISKAYNDLPSSQTLLSHVEIFERQALDALSLLEQSSYAHMVSMGEEHWGLVHQDYGWSNGQLGSGGLWVIDLDGVAYDLPIRDLRKLISSTMDDLGQWDVTWIQGMIDAYHQANPLDVETYEILLNDLAFPNEFYKHIKEMLLDPISFINNELEQIIQRLTLLERTKGLALAELQLDKHKYQTGNYASRPDIDPETLQLMQIKATTDNTTLPRLLNNEDTLLNSDEIREDYFLQKHKLLMEMNRLANKGGLTENNFLQKNEYPKLKVLMICTEKLPIPPVRGGAIQTYIEGISGILSQQHDLTILGTTDPSLPLEEYRNNIQYVRIDSEQAFEIYAKKVVDFLKTNRFDLIHAFNRPRLIPLIRDIAPHSRIILSMHNDMFGTNKIHPKDALTAIAEVEQIVTVSDYVGNTISSLYPLAASKVHTIYSGVTLDTFVPWRNSKEATQIRRKLRKDFNLEDKTVILFVGRLTPKKGTDLLIHALNEIQSYDSNIALVIVGGTWYSVDKVTDYVAYVRALAERASFPVITTGYVSADLIHQWFWAGDIFVCPSQWQEPLARVHYEAMAASLPFLTTARGGNPEIVINQNGLIVDSPEDSIEFAEKLKILLSDPELCQRMGQTGRRLAEERFSWERVAHEVLEAWNPRFNQ
- a CDS encoding helix-turn-helix domain-containing protein: MEQNLHFSQISLRLFKTLSEASGLQALVDLGYEILGNPFTITDHSVKVLASTGETKVTDDPVWNELKMNNHFIFQTYSYYVRNSLFNEITRNEAPFYWSDPYCKYRRLIGKIRINKRDVAILVACAHNRDFKERDEELVSLLCDAFSIELQKTKYIDFSQVLMHQNFLYDLLNGMYEDERLIVERLKILGLKFKRKLFVINIDIQNLDRSKSTLPYMRDEVENKLVNAKAIVYNQNVVVLASCENDRHFQEIELKNLKEFIHNNNLRAGISRPFLKLTDVKEHYLESTEAIKLGNLMNKKQSFYKYEDYLIFDLINSYSDTQKWKKFIHQSLIRLIEYDKENGTDYFRSFYTYLCNFKNVKDSATILNIHRNTLFHRMEKIESLLDVDLNDGDVLFQLYLSYKILEFLKIALP
- a CDS encoding UDP-glucose/GDP-mannose dehydrogenase family protein; translation: MRICVVGAGYVGLTTATALADFGHDVQCVDIEQSKIDSLHQGKVPIYEPGLEEMIEKNCKEKRLHFSSYVEESIRDYPIILIAVGTPSKEDGSCDLSFINHVVKIIASTISDYKIIITKSTVPPGTNEWIHQTLVEMGIADDFFDIVSNPEFLREGSALWDIYHPNKLVFGTKTDRPVKVLKNLYKRGRAPYIFTSLTGAELIKYASNAFLATKISFSNEMARICDAYEVEYNDLARGLGTDPRIGRHFLNAGLGFGGSCLPKDLSSLKHSAISQKTETKLLDAVMEINHTQIELYLNKLSTVLPELLGKQITVWGVTFKPGTDDQRFSPAIRLIKQLVQKGCYVHTYDPMVQLEFSGVSSYLDQYESVCNSDALIIATEWDQFLKCNWLEVKSRMKGSIILDARNCIDGKIVRKQGLLYLGVGKR
- the galU gene encoding UTP--glucose-1-phosphate uridylyltransferase GalU, whose amino-acid sequence is METNFKIRKAVIPAAGLGTRFLPFTKSQPKEMLPIIDKPTIQFIIEEAVNSGIDSIIIITGRNKRAIEDHFDYSIELETFLKNTGKQDLLDIVQDISKLADIHYIRQKEALGLGHAIYTARKFIGNEPFAVLLGDDVIYSEIPCLKQMITVYEQYGTPVLGVQQVSQEDVSKYGIVDGEVKCDRIYKARNLIEKPNPKDAPATRLAIMGRYIISPDIFDILENLTPGKGGEIQLTDGLRELSKKHDILAYDFKGRRYDVGDKFGFLQANIEYGLRSKEFSDTLMQYLRELVFRS
- a CDS encoding NAD-dependent epimerase/dehydratase family protein; the protein is MKILVTGAAGFIGSHLCERLLQISDCDVIGVDGFINPSLNQTKQRNLRRLLTHPHFQFHEIDLRRADLESLLGGVQVVYHLAAMPGVRTSWGTDFQAYVDHNIVVTQLLLEAVRKFPLKKFIYISTSSVYGEKVGKVTEDSIPTPLSPYGVSKLTAEYLCKVYQTSYNIPIVILRYFTVYGPRQRSDMAFHRFIKGILNDEPLQIYGDGSQTRDFTFIRDCVEGTVAVLKAENVIGETINLGGRERASVLDVITQLEELIGRKATLEFTEGLKGEPRDTLADITKAQQLLDYNPVITLKNGLTSQINDFVQML